One window of Psychrobacillus sp. FSL H8-0483 genomic DNA carries:
- a CDS encoding pentapeptide repeat-containing protein: MKITAPKLSSSLMELNISEALLEDNFVSGGIVTSLHLDAEQEDKIMFDQIHFQNISMEGVRFHQVEFIDCLFEKCDLSNVDFGDAVFHRVEIRGSKLLGTNISQSRLTEVKIEDSVANYVNMSFSKLKKVAFKQVTLNRSDFIEATFDKVSLEKCELDGANFTETPLKGIDLSTNTYEQITVSLDQLTDCKVSTEQAIGFAKSLGLIIE, encoded by the coding sequence ATGAAAATAACGGCACCTAAACTATCCAGCTCTTTAATGGAACTAAATATTAGTGAGGCACTTCTAGAAGACAATTTCGTTTCTGGAGGAATCGTGACATCTTTACATTTAGACGCAGAACAAGAGGATAAAATTATGTTTGACCAAATACATTTTCAAAATATTTCAATGGAAGGGGTTCGTTTTCATCAAGTTGAATTTATTGATTGTTTGTTTGAAAAATGTGATTTGTCTAACGTAGATTTTGGAGATGCTGTGTTTCACCGAGTAGAAATCCGTGGGTCAAAGTTGTTAGGTACAAATATTTCTCAAAGTAGACTAACAGAGGTGAAAATAGAAGACTCTGTTGCAAATTATGTAAATATGAGCTTTTCTAAACTCAAAAAAGTAGCGTTTAAACAAGTAACATTAAATCGTTCTGATTTCATCGAAGCTACTTTTGACAAAGTCAGTTTGGAAAAGTGTGAGCTAGATGGCGCAAACTTCACCGAAACCCCTTTAAAAGGAATAGATTTAAGCACCAACACATATGAGCAAATCACGGTTTCTCTGGACCAACTCACAGACTGTAAAGTATCTACCGAGCAAGCGATTGGCTTTGCAAAATCTTTAGGATTAATCATAGAATAA